A single genomic interval of Oncorhynchus gorbuscha isolate QuinsamMale2020 ecotype Even-year linkage group LG25, OgorEven_v1.0, whole genome shotgun sequence harbors:
- the zgc:92429 gene encoding cysteine and histidine-rich domain-containing protein 1: MALLCYNKGCGEKFDADKNKDDACLHHPGVPIFHDALKGWSCCRKRTTDFSEFLSIKGCTQGRHSNEKPQEPMQPTVTSDKNGVRNNREEIIYQGPKSAEALQKERPSSDEDKTKLKLKVSASLTQVLEKMEISSKAELKKKETAVVMQGTRCKNTGCKTQYQGPETNGETCTHHPGAPVFHEGYKYWGCCCVKTIDFNAFLDQKGCTTGKHRWVQKVNNKKVACRHDWHQTATQVYVTIYAKNANPELSYVEANRTVLTCHIQFEDNKIFHKDFHLWGVADVANSGVNMVSSKVEVSLRKADAVAWGKLEDPKFKPEPEPQDLDMGYTDETDDPSQWDRDIDDDDISDSDEEWEKPQIIQNPPEEDEMPVLEG, from the exons ATGGCACTTCTTTGCTACAACAAAGGCTGTGGAGAGAAGTTTGATGCCGACAAGAACAAAGACG ATGCCTGTCTTCATCATCCAGGTGTTCCCATCTTCCACGATGCTCTGAAG ggtTGGTCTTGTTGTAGGAAGAGAACCACAGACTTCTCTGAATTCCTTTCTATCAAG GGCTGCACCCAGGGGCGTCATAGTAACGAAAAGCCCCAGGAGCCTATGCAGCCGACAGTGACATCAGACAAGAACGGTGTGagaaacaacagagaggagataaTTTACCAGGGGCCCAAATCAGCTGAGGCACTGCAGAAAGAGAGACCCAG TTCAGATGAGGATAAGACCAAACTGAAGCTGAAGGTGTCCGCCTCTCTGACTCAGGTTCTGGAGAAGATGGAAATCAGCAGCAAGGCAGAACTAAAAaagaaag AGACTGCAGTTGTCATGCAGGGAACACGATGCAAGAACACAGGATGCAAAACA caATATCAGGGCCCAGAGACCAACGGAGAGACCTGTACACACCACCCTGGAGCACCTGTCTTCCACGAGGG GTATAAGTACTGGGGTTGTTGCTGTGTGAAGACTATAGACTTTAATGCTTTTCTGGATCAGAAGGGTTGTACCACTGGCAAACATCGCTGGGTCCAAAAAGTG AACAATAAGAAGGTTGCGTGTAGACATGACTGGCACCAGACAGCCACACAGGTCTACGTGACCATCTATGCCAAGAACGCCAACCCTGAACTGTCCTACGTCGAGGCTAACCGCACAGTG CTGACCTGTCACATCCAGTTTGAGGACAACAAGATTTTCCATAAGGACTTCCATCTGTGGGGG GTAGCGGATGTAGCCAACAGTGGGGTCAACATGGTTTCGTCTAAGGTGGAAGTGTCGCTCCGTAAGGCAGATGCTGTGGCCTGGGGAAAACTAGAGGACCCCAAGTTCAAACCAGAACCCGAACCCCAGGATTTGGACATGG GTTACACCGATGAGACCGACGACCCCAGTCAGTGGGACAGGGACATCGACGACGATGACATCAGTGACTCAGACGAGGAGTGGGAGAAACCGCAGATCATCCAGAATCCTCCAGAAGAGGATGAGATGCCCGTGTTAGAAGGCTAA